A single genomic interval of Fibrobacter sp. UWB13 harbors:
- a CDS encoding FISUMP domain-containing protein, with protein sequence MLDEVWHRLCAVAILTVSVVSHNYAAEFKDYRDGRVYRGIPSGSLNWFKQSLKYSKTSHFTDENGIPFYRSESWQASCPEGSQIPDETDWDELIEDKFSGSDKMQNMSDFVGNSSRGFYKFEEDEVVNARKGFVYFAVRGPANHAIRLETKRGTTKYVDIEEADAVQIRCVFPRDQFAEKNISPKDMIFTDKRDNKKYKVGVRGGKIWMMKNLAFSVTSAKQCYVEDKSFCEKFGRYYTYEDALKACPPGWHLPDDGEWRDFQKDRATLDWDNLGQGGCQDWDNFCDGFNSGHYWSKSSVQENTARSWEFNRSDKDIERTDVSVYKGLYVRCVAD encoded by the coding sequence ATGTTGGATGAGGTGTGGCATCGTTTGTGTGCCGTAGCAATTTTGACCGTGTCTGTGGTCAGCCATAATTACGCAGCAGAGTTTAAGGATTATAGAGATGGGCGCGTTTATCGCGGAATTCCATCAGGGTCGTTAAACTGGTTTAAGCAAAGTCTTAAGTACAGCAAGACCTCACATTTTACCGACGAAAACGGAATCCCTTTTTATCGTAGCGAAAGCTGGCAGGCGTCATGCCCGGAAGGTTCGCAAATCCCGGATGAAACGGATTGGGATGAACTCATCGAAGATAAGTTTTCTGGTTCCGACAAAATGCAGAATATGAGTGATTTTGTTGGGAATTCTTCACGTGGATTTTACAAGTTTGAAGAAGATGAAGTGGTAAATGCTAGAAAGGGCTTCGTCTATTTTGCAGTGCGTGGTCCGGCGAATCATGCTATAAGGCTTGAAACCAAACGTGGAACCACAAAGTACGTGGATATCGAAGAAGCTGATGCTGTCCAGATTCGTTGCGTTTTCCCTCGCGACCAGTTTGCCGAAAAGAATATCTCTCCGAAGGATATGATTTTTACAGATAAACGCGATAACAAAAAGTACAAGGTTGGCGTTCGCGGTGGTAAAATCTGGATGATGAAAAATCTTGCATTCAGTGTGACCTCTGCAAAGCAGTGTTATGTTGAAGATAAGTCTTTCTGCGAAAAATTCGGGCGCTATTACACTTACGAAGATGCGCTCAAGGCTTGCCCTCCGGGTTGGCATTTGCCAGATGACGGCGAATGGCGTGATTTCCAGAAAGACCGTGCGACGCTGGATTGGGATAATCTAGGGCAGGGTGGTTGCCAGGATTGGGACAATTTCTGCGATGGATTTAATTCCGGACATTACTGGTCCAAGAGCTCTGTCCAGGAAAATACCGCCCGTTCGTGGGAATTCAATCGCTCTGACAAGGATATCGAACGAACCGATGTCAGCGTTTACAAGGGACTTTATGTCCGCTGCGTTGCGGATTGA
- a CDS encoding tetratricopeptide repeat protein, with amino-acid sequence MNKKLSFIALALLVGLSQAWAVDPRIEQGARFEAKGQYDKALGEYRAMLAENKKNTEAYMAAGKVRMKMKDYKGAVANFRLAYGYDPSLTEAYEGAAKAYEAMGQQAKADAERAKMKGGKAAAKTETAKAEPAKTAQPAQTAPVAKTEPAKTAASAKVETPKAAQTAPATATASEDPFEKGKALLAEGRYAEAAPLWRTVLSKKPGDAGAYFYAGLTRYEMGEYDKAEFNLKKGLSYKERGNDANYYLAKINQKSKRTDQEKKYLAAYLKKAAPDAKFRKSAEDRLAEINAVASAAAEEKAMQEAEAKALKEAKKSGNDKSKSVDVAPQREDVAPTASNSIANANALYADGYHEAALQMYKALLENEITPDERYFAMLQMGNIYREMRDFHSAVTRYRDVVREFPDSDWATEAERALEDAVWLEKHASELPRNKR; translated from the coding sequence ATGAACAAGAAATTGTCTTTTATTGCGCTTGCGTTGTTGGTTGGTTTGTCTCAAGCTTGGGCTGTGGACCCCCGTATTGAACAGGGTGCCCGCTTTGAGGCCAAGGGTCAATATGATAAGGCTCTTGGTGAATACCGAGCCATGTTGGCTGAAAATAAGAAGAATACTGAAGCTTATATGGCGGCAGGCAAGGTTCGCATGAAGATGAAGGACTATAAGGGGGCTGTGGCTAACTTCCGCCTCGCTTATGGTTATGATCCGAGTTTGACGGAAGCGTACGAAGGTGCCGCTAAGGCTTACGAAGCTATGGGCCAGCAGGCAAAGGCTGATGCTGAACGTGCTAAGATGAAGGGCGGCAAGGCTGCTGCAAAGACAGAAACGGCAAAGGCAGAACCTGCAAAGACTGCTCAGCCTGCGCAAACAGCTCCTGTTGCAAAAACGGAACCGGCAAAGACGGCTGCCTCTGCAAAGGTCGAAACTCCGAAGGCTGCTCAAACGGCGCCTGCAACGGCTACCGCTTCTGAAGATCCGTTTGAAAAGGGCAAGGCTCTGCTTGCCGAAGGCCGCTATGCTGAAGCCGCTCCGCTTTGGAGAACAGTTCTTTCGAAGAAGCCTGGCGACGCCGGTGCGTACTTCTATGCGGGCTTAACCCGTTATGAGATGGGAGAATACGACAAGGCCGAGTTCAACTTGAAGAAGGGACTTTCGTACAAGGAACGCGGTAACGACGCTAACTACTATTTGGCAAAGATTAACCAGAAGAGCAAGCGTACCGATCAAGAAAAGAAGTACCTTGCTGCATACTTGAAGAAGGCTGCTCCGGACGCCAAGTTCCGCAAGTCTGCCGAAGACCGTTTGGCTGAAATTAACGCTGTCGCTAGTGCCGCTGCCGAAGAAAAGGCAATGCAAGAAGCCGAAGCCAAAGCTTTGAAGGAAGCCAAGAAGAGCGGGAACGACAAGTCGAAGTCTGTTGACGTTGCACCGCAGAGGGAAGACGTTGCTCCGACCGCTTCGAATTCCATTGCCAATGCCAATGCTCTTTATGCAGATGGCTATCACGAAGCTGCTCTCCAGATGTACAAGGCTTTGCTCGAAAACGAAATCACTCCGGATGAACGTTATTTTGCGATGCTCCAGATGGGTAACATCTACCGCGAAATGCGTGACTTCCACAGTGCTGTAACGCGCTATCGTGATGTTGTTCGTGAATTCCCGGATTCTGACTGGGCAACCGAAGCTGAACGCGCTCTCGAAGACGCTGTATGGCTTGAAAAGCATGCTAGCGAACTCCCGCGCAACAAACGCTAA
- a CDS encoding phosphatase PAP2 family protein has translation MFRALFAVLCSATLVLGTPDASRNMSGAFPVENPAPRHYEVSVRLDVPLSLGIVMTSVLGVYQYYGMSRISSSDLKPKSELLPWDRPFAGRYSGWATTVSHYSGVLAVAPLALAGYSWYKGDADGHDFGAFTLMFVEAVALQNALNQLVRSSQLWSRPFVYSERGEGRRKAESARGEAYGSFYSGHASAAFTVAVFTGEWFSEIYPNSQYKSLVWASSLTLAAAVGALRVVAGKHYPTDVVVGSLMGTGVSLGILKLHEICKKNIAFWAFPGNIGAIFYF, from the coding sequence TTGTTTCGAGCGCTTTTTGCGGTGTTGTGTTCTGCAACGCTTGTCTTGGGTACGCCCGACGCATCTCGGAACATGTCCGGCGCATTCCCCGTAGAAAATCCCGCACCTCGCCATTACGAAGTTTCTGTCCGCTTAGATGTCCCACTTTCGCTTGGAATCGTTATGACTTCGGTGCTGGGCGTTTATCAGTATTACGGGATGTCGCGCATCTCTTCGAGCGACTTGAAACCAAAATCGGAGCTATTGCCGTGGGACCGACCGTTTGCGGGGCGTTACAGCGGGTGGGCGACTACAGTGAGTCATTATTCGGGAGTCTTGGCGGTTGCTCCTTTGGCTTTGGCGGGGTACTCCTGGTACAAGGGCGATGCTGACGGTCATGACTTTGGTGCCTTTACGCTCATGTTTGTGGAAGCGGTTGCCTTGCAGAATGCCTTGAATCAGCTTGTCCGTTCATCGCAGTTGTGGTCGCGTCCTTTCGTTTACTCCGAACGTGGTGAAGGCCGCAGAAAGGCGGAGTCCGCGCGTGGGGAGGCTTACGGCTCGTTCTATTCGGGGCATGCTTCGGCCGCGTTTACGGTGGCTGTGTTTACGGGCGAATGGTTCTCTGAAATTTACCCGAACTCCCAGTACAAAAGTCTCGTCTGGGCGTCGTCTTTGACTCTTGCAGCGGCTGTTGGTGCCTTGCGTGTTGTTGCTGGTAAACATTATCCTACTGATGTGGTAGTTGGATCGCTTATGGGGACGGGTGTGAGCTTGGGAATCCTCAAATTGCATGAGATTTGTAAAAAGAATATTGCTTTTTGGGCATTTCCGGGCAATATTGGCGCAATTTTTTACTTTTGA